From the Kogia breviceps isolate mKogBre1 chromosome 3, mKogBre1 haplotype 1, whole genome shotgun sequence genome, one window contains:
- the DISP2 gene encoding protein dispatched homolog 2 isoform X5, whose protein sequence is MDGGSGSGSNDPAPGPGPEGEQRPEGEPLAPDGSSPDSYSQLIAEWPVAVLLLCLAVILLCTLAGLLGGQLPDFSKPLLGFEPRDTDIGRKLVVWRALQSLTGPKKLLSLSPDLELNSSNPHTTLSPTPWSSAQEGMVRPRRMVEPLEARGQESFFCGPPEKSYAQLVFMSTSAGSLWNLHAIHSMCRMEQDQVRSHTSFGALCQRTAANECCPSWSLGNYVAVLSNRSSCLDTTQADTARTLALLRACALYYHRGALVPSCLGPGKDKPPRCAQVPTKCSRSSAVYQLLHFLLDRDFLSPQTADYQVPSLKYSLLFLPTQKGASMMSIYLDRLAVPWGLSDNYTSITGMDLGLKQELLRHYLAQDTVYPLLALAAIFLSIALYLRSLFLTLMVLLGVLGSLLLAFFLYRVAFRMAYFPFVNLAALVLLSSVCANHTLIFFDLWRLSKSQLPSGGLAQRVGRTMHHFGYLLLVSGLTTGAAFYASYLSRLPAVRCFALYMGTAVLAHLALTLAWLPSSAVLHERYLARGCAARARGPWGGSAPRRLALALHRRLRGLRRAAASTSRLLFQRLLPCGVIKFRYIWICWFAALAAGGAYIAGVSPRLRLPTLPPPRGQVFRPSHPFERFDAEYRQQFLFERLPQGEGGHMPVVLVWGILPVDTGDPLDPRSNSSLVSDPAFSASGPEAQRWLLALCQGARNQSFFGAQPEGWPTLCFVEALRRWMESPSCARLGPGPCCGHSVFPWAPQLFLHCLKMMALEQGPESTRDLGARFNIQGGLAALVLQFQTNFQYSPDYSQAHHFYTEVSYWLAAELGRAPPGLRRGWFTSRLELYSLQHSLSTEPAVVLGLALALAFATLLLGTWNVPLSLFSVAAVAGTVLLTVGLLVLLEWQLNTAEALFLSASVGLSVDFTVNYCISYHLCPHPDRLSRVAFSLRQTSCATAVGAAALFAAGVLMLPASVLLYRKLGIVLMMVKCVSCGFASFFFQSLCCFFGPEKNCGQILWPCAHLPWDAGTGEPGGEKAGRQRPGPVGGAPGSCPEQYELQPLARRRSPSFDTSTATSKLSHRPSVLSEDLQLHDGPCCSRLPPAPTSPRELFLDHQALFSQCPALQTSSPYKQAGPSPQTRARQDSQGQKAEPVQASPEAPARSPKPTPQVAEPPDCLCSSASTLEGLSVSDETCLSTSEPSARVPDSVGASPEDLGETEHTVPERGQLNGKRDTLWLALRETVYDPSLPASHQSSSSWKGRGGPGDGSPVVLPNSQPDLPDVWVRRPSTHTSGYSS, encoded by the exons ATGGACGGCGGTAGCGGCAGCGGCAGCAATGATCCGGCTCCCGGCCCAGGTCCGGAAGGGGAGCAGCGGCCCGAGGGGGAGCCTTTGGCTCCAGACGGCAGCTCCCCGGACAG cTATTCCCAGCTGATTGCTGAGTGGCCAGTGGCCGTGCTGCTGCTGTGTCTGGCTGTCATTCTCCTCTGCACCCTAGCTGGACTGCTGGGGGGCCAGCTACCCGACTTCTCCAAGCCCTTACTG GGCTTTGAGCCTCGGGACACGGACATTGGGCGCAAGCTAGTGGTCTGGAGAGCACTGCAGTCCCTCACAGGCCCCAAGAAGCTGCTTTCCCTTTCTCCAGACCTTGAGCTGAACAG CTCAAACCCCCATACCACTCTGAGCCCCACACCCTGGAGCAGTGCCCAGGAGGGTATGGTCCGGCCTCGGAGGATGGTGGAGCCCCTGGAGGCCAGAGGACAGGAGAGCTTCTTCTGTGGCCCCCCTG AGAAGAGCTATGCACAGCTGGTGTTCATGTCCACCTCAGCGGGCAGCCTGTGGAACCTGCACGCCATCCATTCCATGTGTCGCATGGAACAGGATCAG GTCCGCTCCCATACCAGCTTTGGGGCTCTGTGCCAGCGTACAGCAGCCAACGAGTGCTGCCCCAGTTGGTCCCTGGGCAACTATGTGGCCGTGCTCTCCAATCGCTCCTCCTGCCTGGACACTACTCAAGCCGACACAGCCCGCACGCTGGCCCTGCTGCGGGCCTGTGCCCTCTACTATCACCGTGGTGCCCTGGTGCCCTCTTGTCTGGGACCCGGGAAGGACAAGCCCCCGCGCTGTGCCCAGGTTCCCACCAAGTGCTCCCGGAGCAGTGCTGTCTACCAACTCCTGCACTTCCTGCTGGACAGGGACTTTCTGAGTCCCCAGACGGCTGACTACCAGGTGCCCTCCCTCAAGTACAGCCTGCTCTTCCTGCCCACCCAGAAGGGTGCCTCCATGATGAGCATCTATCTGGACCGCCTAGCCGTGCCCTGGGGGCTCTCCGACAACTACACATCCATCACTGGCATGGACCTGGGCCTCAAGCAGGAGCTGCTGAGGCACTACCTGGCCCAGGATACGGTGTACCCCTTGCTGGCCCTGGCCGCCATCTTCCTCAGCATCGCCCTCTACTTGCGTTCCCTCTTCCTCACACTCATGGTGCTACTGGGGGTGCTGGGCTCCCTGCTGCTTGCCTTTTTTCTTTACCGAGTGGCCTTCCGGATGGCCTACTTCCCCTTCGTCAATCTGGCGGCCCTTGTCCTGCTGAGCAGCGTCTGCGCCAACCACACCCTCATCTTCTTCGACCTCTGGCGCCTCAGCAAGAGCCAGCTGCCCTCCGGGGGGCTAGCTCAGCGCGTGGGCCGCACCATGCACCACTTCGGCTACCTGCTGCTCGTCTCAGGCCTCACCACGGGCGCGGCTTTCTACGCCAGCTACCTGAGCCGCCTCCCCGCCGTCCGCTGCTTCGCACTCTACATGGGCACGGCAGTGCTGGCGCACCTGGCACTCACGCTGGCCTGGCTGCCCTCCTCCGCGGTGCTCCACGAGCGCTACCTAGCGCGCGGCTGTGCGGCCCGAGCGCGCGGCCCATGGGGCGGCAGCGCGCCCCGGCGACTGGCGCTGGCGCTGCACCGGCGGCTCCGCGGCCTTCGCAGGGCGGCCGCCAGCACCTCGCGCCTGCTCTTCCAGCGCCTCCTGCCCTGCGGCGTCATCAAGTTCCGCTACATCTGGATCTGCTGGTTCGCGGCGCTGGCGGCGGGGGGTGCCTACATCGCCGGTGTCAGCCCCCGCCTGCGGCTGCCCACGCTGCCACCGCCCCGCGGCCAGGTCTTCAGGCCCAGCCACCCCTTCGAACGCTTCGACGCCGAGTACCGTCAGCAGTTTCTGTTCGAACGACTGCCTCAGGGCGAGGGCGGCCACATGCCTGTGGTTTTGGTGTGGGGCATCCTGCCGGTGGACACTGGCGACCCCTTGGACCCTCGCAGCAACAGCTCTCTGGTGAGTGACCCTGCCTTCTCGGCCAGCGGTCCTGAGGCCCAGCGCTGGCTGCTGGCACTCTGCCAGGGAGCTCGGAATCAGAGCTTCTTTGGGGCCCAGCCAGAGGGCTGGCCCACACTGTGCTTCGTGGAGGCCCTCCGGCGCTGGATGGAGAGCCCCAGTTGCGCCCGCCTGGGGCCTGGCCCCTGCTGTGGCCACTCGGTCTTCCCCTGGGCCCCCCAGCTTTTCCTGCACTGCCTCAAGATGATGGCTCTGGAGCAAGGCCCCGAGAGCACCCGGGACCTGGGAGCCCGCTTCAATATCCAGGGCGGCCTGGCCGCGCTGGTCCTGCAGTTCCAGACCAACTTCCAGTATAGTCCAGACTACAGCCAGGCCCACCACTTCTACACTGAGGTCAGCTACTGGCTGGCAGCAGAGCTGGGCAGGGCACCCCCCGGCCTGCGCCGGGGTTGGTTCACCAGCCGTCTGGAGCTGTACAGCCTGCAGCACAGCCTGAGCACCGAGCCTGCCGTGGTGCTGGGCCTGGCCCTGGCGCTGGCCTTTGCCACACTGTTGCTGGGCACCTGGAACGTTCCACTTAGCCTGTTCTCTGTGGCAGCCGTGGCGGGCACTGTGCTGCTCACGGTGGGCCTCCTGGTTCTACTCGAGTGGCAGCTCAACACTGCTGAGgccctctttctctctgcctctgtgggtCTCTCGGTCGACTTCACCGTCAACTACTGCATCTCCTATCATCTGTGCCCACACCCTGACCGCCTGAGCCGCGTGGCCTTCTCGCTGCGCCAGACCAGCTGCGCCACGGCAGTGGGGGCTGCAGCCCTGTTTGCCGCCGGTGTGCTCATGCTGCCTGCCTCAGTGCTGCTCTATCGCAAGCTGGGCATCGTCCTCATGATGGTGAAGTGCGTCAGCTGTGGCTTCGCCAGCTTCTTCTTCCAATCTCTCTGCTGTTTCTTTGGACCAGAGAAGAACTGTGGGCAAATCCTCTGGCCTTGTGCCCACCTGCCGTGGGATGCTGGAACTGGGGAACCTGGTGGGGAGAAGGCAGGCCGCCAACGACCAGGGCCAGTGGGAGGGGCGCCTGGGTCCTGCCCAGAGCAGTATGAGTTACAGCCCCTGGCGCGACGCCGGAGTCCCAGCTTTGACACTAGTACAGCCACCAGCAAGCTGTCCCACCGGCCCTCAGTGCTCTCGGAGGATCTACAGCTGCATGATGGCCCTTGCTGCTCCCGGCTCCCACCAGCCCCTACCTCCCCAAGGGAGCTGTTCCTGGACCACCAGGCGCTCTTCAGCCAGTGCCCAGCCCTGCAGACCTCCTCCCCCTATAAGCAGGCTGGGCCCAGCCCCCAAACCCGGGCCAGGCAGGACTCCCAAGGGCAGAAGGCTGAGCCTGTGCAGGCATCACCAGAAGCCCCAGCCCGCTCCCCCAAGCCCACGCCCCAGGTTGCAGAGCCTCCTGATTGCCTCTGCTCCTCAGCCAGCACCCTGGAGGGGCTCAGCGTCTCTGACGAGACCTGCCTAAGCACCTCTGAGCCCAGTGCCCGTGTGCCAGATTCCGTGGGTGCCTCTCCAGAGGACCTGGGTGAAACTGAGCACACAGTACCTGAGCGGGGCCAGCTGAATGGGAAGCGGGACACGCTGTGGCTGGCGCTGAGGGAGACCGTGTACGATCCATCACTGCCCGCCTCCCACCAAAGCAGCTCGTCCTGGAAGGGCCGTGGGGGGCCAGGGGATGGCAGCCCTGTGGTGCTGCCCAACAGCCAGCCAGATCTGCCAGACGTTTGGGTGCGCAGGCCCAGCACCCACACTTCAGGCTACAGCAGCTGA
- the DISP2 gene encoding protein dispatched homolog 2 isoform X4 — protein MDGGSGSGSNDPAPGPGPEGEQRPEGEPLAPDGSSPDRQVRAFQMPKSYSQLIAEWPVAVLLLCLAVILLCTLAGLLGGQLPDFSKPLLGFEPRDTDIGRKLVVWRALQSLTGPKKLLSLSPDLELNSSNPHTTLSPTPWSSAQEGMVRPRRMVEPLEARGQESFFCGPPEKSYAQLVFMSTSAGSLWNLHAIHSMCRMEQDQVRSHTSFGALCQRTAANECCPSWSLGNYVAVLSNRSSCLDTTQADTARTLALLRACALYYHRGALVPSCLGPGKDKPPRCAQVPTKCSRSSAVYQLLHFLLDRDFLSPQTADYQVPSLKYSLLFLPTQKGASMMSIYLDRLAVPWGLSDNYTSITGMDLGLKQELLRHYLAQDTVYPLLALAAIFLSIALYLRSLFLTLMVLLGVLGSLLLAFFLYRVAFRMAYFPFVNLAALVLLSSVCANHTLIFFDLWRLSKSQLPSGGLAQRVGRTMHHFGYLLLVSGLTTGAAFYASYLSRLPAVRCFALYMGTAVLAHLALTLAWLPSSAVLHERYLARGCAARARGPWGGSAPRRLALALHRRLRGLRRAAASTSRLLFQRLLPCGVIKFRYIWICWFAALAAGGAYIAGVSPRLRLPTLPPPRGQVFRPSHPFERFDAEYRQQFLFERLPQGEGGHMPVVLVWGILPVDTGDPLDPRSNSSLVSDPAFSASGPEAQRWLLALCQGARNQSFFGAQPEGWPTLCFVEALRRWMESPSCARLGPGPCCGHSVFPWAPQLFLHCLKMMALEQGPESTRDLGARFNIQGGLAALVLQFQTNFQYSPDYSQAHHFYTEVSYWLAAELGRAPPGLRRGWFTSRLELYSLQHSLSTEPAVVLGLALALAFATLLLGTWNVPLSLFSVAAVAGTVLLTVGLLVLLEWQLNTAEALFLSASVGLSVDFTVNYCISYHLCPHPDRLSRVAFSLRQTSCATAVGAAALFAAGVLMLPASVLLYRKLGIVLMMVKCVSCGFASFFFQSLCCFFGPEKNCGQILWPCAHLPWDAGTGEPGGEKAGRQRPGPVGGAPGSCPEQYELQPLARRRSPSFDTSTATSKLSHRPSVLSEDLQLHDGPCCSRLPPAPTSPRELFLDHQALFSQCPALQTSSPYKQAGPSPQTRARQDSQGQKAEPVQASPEAPARSPKPTPQVAEPPDCLCSSASTLEGLSVSDETCLSTSEPSARVPDSVGASPEDLGETEHTVPERGQLNGKRDTLWLALRETVYDPSLPASHQSSSSWKGRGGPGDGSPVVLPNSQPDLPDVWVRRPSTHTSGYSS, from the exons ATGGACGGCGGTAGCGGCAGCGGCAGCAATGATCCGGCTCCCGGCCCAGGTCCGGAAGGGGAGCAGCGGCCCGAGGGGGAGCCTTTGGCTCCAGACGGCAGCTCCCCGGACAG GCAGGTACGGGCCTTCCAGATGCCAAAGAG cTATTCCCAGCTGATTGCTGAGTGGCCAGTGGCCGTGCTGCTGCTGTGTCTGGCTGTCATTCTCCTCTGCACCCTAGCTGGACTGCTGGGGGGCCAGCTACCCGACTTCTCCAAGCCCTTACTG GGCTTTGAGCCTCGGGACACGGACATTGGGCGCAAGCTAGTGGTCTGGAGAGCACTGCAGTCCCTCACAGGCCCCAAGAAGCTGCTTTCCCTTTCTCCAGACCTTGAGCTGAACAG CTCAAACCCCCATACCACTCTGAGCCCCACACCCTGGAGCAGTGCCCAGGAGGGTATGGTCCGGCCTCGGAGGATGGTGGAGCCCCTGGAGGCCAGAGGACAGGAGAGCTTCTTCTGTGGCCCCCCTG AGAAGAGCTATGCACAGCTGGTGTTCATGTCCACCTCAGCGGGCAGCCTGTGGAACCTGCACGCCATCCATTCCATGTGTCGCATGGAACAGGATCAG GTCCGCTCCCATACCAGCTTTGGGGCTCTGTGCCAGCGTACAGCAGCCAACGAGTGCTGCCCCAGTTGGTCCCTGGGCAACTATGTGGCCGTGCTCTCCAATCGCTCCTCCTGCCTGGACACTACTCAAGCCGACACAGCCCGCACGCTGGCCCTGCTGCGGGCCTGTGCCCTCTACTATCACCGTGGTGCCCTGGTGCCCTCTTGTCTGGGACCCGGGAAGGACAAGCCCCCGCGCTGTGCCCAGGTTCCCACCAAGTGCTCCCGGAGCAGTGCTGTCTACCAACTCCTGCACTTCCTGCTGGACAGGGACTTTCTGAGTCCCCAGACGGCTGACTACCAGGTGCCCTCCCTCAAGTACAGCCTGCTCTTCCTGCCCACCCAGAAGGGTGCCTCCATGATGAGCATCTATCTGGACCGCCTAGCCGTGCCCTGGGGGCTCTCCGACAACTACACATCCATCACTGGCATGGACCTGGGCCTCAAGCAGGAGCTGCTGAGGCACTACCTGGCCCAGGATACGGTGTACCCCTTGCTGGCCCTGGCCGCCATCTTCCTCAGCATCGCCCTCTACTTGCGTTCCCTCTTCCTCACACTCATGGTGCTACTGGGGGTGCTGGGCTCCCTGCTGCTTGCCTTTTTTCTTTACCGAGTGGCCTTCCGGATGGCCTACTTCCCCTTCGTCAATCTGGCGGCCCTTGTCCTGCTGAGCAGCGTCTGCGCCAACCACACCCTCATCTTCTTCGACCTCTGGCGCCTCAGCAAGAGCCAGCTGCCCTCCGGGGGGCTAGCTCAGCGCGTGGGCCGCACCATGCACCACTTCGGCTACCTGCTGCTCGTCTCAGGCCTCACCACGGGCGCGGCTTTCTACGCCAGCTACCTGAGCCGCCTCCCCGCCGTCCGCTGCTTCGCACTCTACATGGGCACGGCAGTGCTGGCGCACCTGGCACTCACGCTGGCCTGGCTGCCCTCCTCCGCGGTGCTCCACGAGCGCTACCTAGCGCGCGGCTGTGCGGCCCGAGCGCGCGGCCCATGGGGCGGCAGCGCGCCCCGGCGACTGGCGCTGGCGCTGCACCGGCGGCTCCGCGGCCTTCGCAGGGCGGCCGCCAGCACCTCGCGCCTGCTCTTCCAGCGCCTCCTGCCCTGCGGCGTCATCAAGTTCCGCTACATCTGGATCTGCTGGTTCGCGGCGCTGGCGGCGGGGGGTGCCTACATCGCCGGTGTCAGCCCCCGCCTGCGGCTGCCCACGCTGCCACCGCCCCGCGGCCAGGTCTTCAGGCCCAGCCACCCCTTCGAACGCTTCGACGCCGAGTACCGTCAGCAGTTTCTGTTCGAACGACTGCCTCAGGGCGAGGGCGGCCACATGCCTGTGGTTTTGGTGTGGGGCATCCTGCCGGTGGACACTGGCGACCCCTTGGACCCTCGCAGCAACAGCTCTCTGGTGAGTGACCCTGCCTTCTCGGCCAGCGGTCCTGAGGCCCAGCGCTGGCTGCTGGCACTCTGCCAGGGAGCTCGGAATCAGAGCTTCTTTGGGGCCCAGCCAGAGGGCTGGCCCACACTGTGCTTCGTGGAGGCCCTCCGGCGCTGGATGGAGAGCCCCAGTTGCGCCCGCCTGGGGCCTGGCCCCTGCTGTGGCCACTCGGTCTTCCCCTGGGCCCCCCAGCTTTTCCTGCACTGCCTCAAGATGATGGCTCTGGAGCAAGGCCCCGAGAGCACCCGGGACCTGGGAGCCCGCTTCAATATCCAGGGCGGCCTGGCCGCGCTGGTCCTGCAGTTCCAGACCAACTTCCAGTATAGTCCAGACTACAGCCAGGCCCACCACTTCTACACTGAGGTCAGCTACTGGCTGGCAGCAGAGCTGGGCAGGGCACCCCCCGGCCTGCGCCGGGGTTGGTTCACCAGCCGTCTGGAGCTGTACAGCCTGCAGCACAGCCTGAGCACCGAGCCTGCCGTGGTGCTGGGCCTGGCCCTGGCGCTGGCCTTTGCCACACTGTTGCTGGGCACCTGGAACGTTCCACTTAGCCTGTTCTCTGTGGCAGCCGTGGCGGGCACTGTGCTGCTCACGGTGGGCCTCCTGGTTCTACTCGAGTGGCAGCTCAACACTGCTGAGgccctctttctctctgcctctgtgggtCTCTCGGTCGACTTCACCGTCAACTACTGCATCTCCTATCATCTGTGCCCACACCCTGACCGCCTGAGCCGCGTGGCCTTCTCGCTGCGCCAGACCAGCTGCGCCACGGCAGTGGGGGCTGCAGCCCTGTTTGCCGCCGGTGTGCTCATGCTGCCTGCCTCAGTGCTGCTCTATCGCAAGCTGGGCATCGTCCTCATGATGGTGAAGTGCGTCAGCTGTGGCTTCGCCAGCTTCTTCTTCCAATCTCTCTGCTGTTTCTTTGGACCAGAGAAGAACTGTGGGCAAATCCTCTGGCCTTGTGCCCACCTGCCGTGGGATGCTGGAACTGGGGAACCTGGTGGGGAGAAGGCAGGCCGCCAACGACCAGGGCCAGTGGGAGGGGCGCCTGGGTCCTGCCCAGAGCAGTATGAGTTACAGCCCCTGGCGCGACGCCGGAGTCCCAGCTTTGACACTAGTACAGCCACCAGCAAGCTGTCCCACCGGCCCTCAGTGCTCTCGGAGGATCTACAGCTGCATGATGGCCCTTGCTGCTCCCGGCTCCCACCAGCCCCTACCTCCCCAAGGGAGCTGTTCCTGGACCACCAGGCGCTCTTCAGCCAGTGCCCAGCCCTGCAGACCTCCTCCCCCTATAAGCAGGCTGGGCCCAGCCCCCAAACCCGGGCCAGGCAGGACTCCCAAGGGCAGAAGGCTGAGCCTGTGCAGGCATCACCAGAAGCCCCAGCCCGCTCCCCCAAGCCCACGCCCCAGGTTGCAGAGCCTCCTGATTGCCTCTGCTCCTCAGCCAGCACCCTGGAGGGGCTCAGCGTCTCTGACGAGACCTGCCTAAGCACCTCTGAGCCCAGTGCCCGTGTGCCAGATTCCGTGGGTGCCTCTCCAGAGGACCTGGGTGAAACTGAGCACACAGTACCTGAGCGGGGCCAGCTGAATGGGAAGCGGGACACGCTGTGGCTGGCGCTGAGGGAGACCGTGTACGATCCATCACTGCCCGCCTCCCACCAAAGCAGCTCGTCCTGGAAGGGCCGTGGGGGGCCAGGGGATGGCAGCCCTGTGGTGCTGCCCAACAGCCAGCCAGATCTGCCAGACGTTTGGGTGCGCAGGCCCAGCACCCACACTTCAGGCTACAGCAGCTGA